A stretch of the Erpetoichthys calabaricus chromosome 3, fErpCal1.3, whole genome shotgun sequence genome encodes the following:
- the LOC114649264 gene encoding olfactory receptor class A-like protein 1, with amino-acid sequence MDLRAILKAMFFLILNGVGIPGNSIILGVFTHIAVTESKLLPADVLVAHLSFVNLLLTLTQGIPQTFSAFAYKGFYDTPTCQFLIFTSRVTRALSISVTFLLSIYQCITIAAASSPLSCLKPKLSECLWPLLAFFWLLDGSTTYASILYGSQIQNVTIQQFAINLGYCLVQFPSKAAYVYNGIMYLTRDLLFVILMAAASTYILVILYQHRKRVRGIRSRDRLHGTSAETRAAKTVVTLVTLYVIFFGVDNMIWVYTLTDSQVPALLNDVRVLFSSLYATVCPVVVIISNRKVNRELQCIKPEKQVSTSEVTVSSIS; translated from the coding sequence ATGGATCTGCGTGCCATCCTTAAAGCCATGTTTTTCCTGATCCTGAATGGAGTGGGCATCCCAGGTAATTCCATCATTTTGGGAGTCTTCACTCACATCGCAGTTACTGAGAGCAAACTCCTGCCAGCTGATGTCCTTGTGGCCCACCTGTCCTTTGTCAATCTACTTCTGACGCTCACCCAAGGGATCCCTCAAACCTTTTCAGCTTTTGCCTATAAAGGCTTCTATGATACTCCCACCTGTCAGTTCCTCATCTTTACTTCAAGGGTCACCCGCGCTCTCTCCATCTCTGTGACTTTCCTTCTCAGCATTTACCAGTGCATCACTATTGCAGCTGCATCTTCCCCTCTTTCCTGCCTCAAGCCAAAATTGTCAGAGTGCCTCTGGCCTCTCCTCGCCTTCTTCTGGCTTCTTGATGGTTCAACCACATACGCAAGTATTTTGTATGGCAGCCAGATTCAGAATGTTACTATACAGCAGTTTGCAATTAATTTGGGCTACTGTCTTGTGCAGTTTCCCAGTAAAGCTGCATATGTTTATAATGGCATCATGTATCTCACACGGGACCTCCTCTTTGTAATACTGATGGCAGCAGCCAGCACCTATATTCTGGTAATTCTGTACCAACACAGAAAAAGAGTCCGGGGTATCCGCAGTCGTGACCGACTTCATGGCACATCAGCAGAAACTCGAGCAGCAAAAACCGTGGTCACCCTAGTCACACTCTACGTGATCTTCTTTGGGGTGGACAATATGATCTGGGTGTACACATTGACAGATTCTCAGGTGCCTGCCCTGCTCAATGATGTCAgggttttgttttcctcattaTATGCTACGGTGTGTCCAGTGGTTGTGATCATTTCTAATCGGAAAGTCAATCGAGAGCTTCAGTGCATAAAACCGGAGAAGCAAGTATCCACGAGTGAGGTCACAGTCAGCAGCATCAGTTAA
- the LOC114649265 gene encoding olfactory receptor class A-like protein 1, translating into MFFLILNGVGIPGNSIILGVFTHIAFTERKLLPADVLVAHLSFVNLFLILTQGIPQTFSAFAYKDLYNTPFCQFLTFTSRVTRALSISLTFLLSIYQCITIAAASSRLSYLKPKLSECLWHLLVFFWLLDGSTTYASILYGSQIQNVTIQQFTINLGYCLVQFPSRAAYVNNGIMYLTRDLLFVILMAAASIYILVILYQHRKRVQGIHSRERLHGTSAEIRAAKTVVTLVTLFVIFFGVDNMIWVYTLTDSYVPRLLNDVRVLSSSMYAAVCPVIVIISNRKVKRHLQCRKPEKQVSISEVTASSTS; encoded by the coding sequence ATGTTTTTCCTGATCCTGAATGGAGTGGGCATCCCAGGAAACTCCATTATTTTGGGCGTCTTCACTCACATCGCATTTACTGAGAGGAAACTCCTGCCAGCTGATGTTCTTGTGGCCCACCTGTCCTTTGTCAATCTGTTTTTGATTCTCACCCAAGGGATCCCTCAGACCTTTTCAGCTTTTGCCTATAAGGACTTGTATAATACCCCATTCTGCCAGTTCCTGACCTTTACTTCAAGGGTCACCCGagctctctccatctctctgacTTTCCTCCTCAGCATTTACCAGTGCATCACTATTGCAGCTGCATCTTCCCGTCTTTCCTACCTCAAGCCCAAACTGTCAGAGTGCCTTTGGCATCTGCTTGTCTTCTTCTGGCTTCTTGATGGTTCAACAACATATGCAAGCATTCTGTATGGCAGCCAGATTCAAAATGTTACTATACAGCAGTTTACAATTAATTTGGGTTACTGTCTTGTGCAGTTTCCCAGTAGGGCTGCATACGTTAATAATGGTATCATGTATCTCACACGGGACCTCCTCTTTGTAATACTAATGGCAGCAGCCAGCATCTACATTCTGGTAATTCTGTACCAACACAGAAAAAGAGTCCAGGGTATCCACAGTCGTGAGCGACTTCATGGCACATCAGCGGAGATTCGAGCAGCAAAGACCGTGGTCACGCTAGTCACACTCTTCGTGATCTTCTTTGGGGTGGACAATATGATCTGGGTGTACACATTGACCGATTCTTATGTGCCACGCCTGCTCAATGATGTTAGGGTTTTATCTTCCTCAATGTATGCTGCTGTGTGTCCAGTCATTGTAATCATTTCCAATCGGAAAGTCAAGCGACACCTTCAGTGCAGAAAACCGGAGAAGCAAGTATCCATAAGTGAGGTGACAGCCAGTAGCACCAGTTAA